GAACCCGGTGTCGAGCCGCAAGCCGTGCGGGGCGGCCCCGACGCCGAGCCGCACGAGCACCACGATGTTGAGGACCGTCACGAGCACCACCCCGGCCAGCTCGGCGAACAGCAGCAGGCGGGTGATGATCCGCACCTCGCGGCGGCCGAGCACCAGCACGAGGGCGAGCGCCACGACCGCGACCCACACCCACGGCGGCTGCACGGCCACGCCGAGGTACCCGAGCAGCTGGTTCACGAACAGCCCGATCTCCATCCCGGAGCCGGCGCCGATGGTGACGTAGGCGAAGAACAGCGCCCAGCCCGCGACGAAGCCCGCTCGCGGCCCGAGCGTGAGCCCGACCGTGGCGTACACCGAGCCGGTGTGCGCGATGTGGCGGGACAGCTTGACGAAGCCGTACGCGACGAGCGCCACCGCCACCAGGGCGAACACAAACGCCCACATGGCGCCGGCGCCGAGCAGTCCCGCCGCGCCCGCGCCGAGCAGCGCCATCACGCCGACCGGGCCGATCAGGCCGATGGAGAAGGCCGCGGCGTCGGCGACCTTGAGCTCGCGCTTGAGGCCGGGCTCGGGGGTGGGCACGCTCATCGACGCCTCGTTTCTGCGGAGGGAGGAAGGGGGAGCGCATCGGGCTCGGTCGGGTCCGCGAGCGCTTCCTGGCAGCCTCGCGTCACGCGATGCCGAGCACAACTCCGAACCATCCAGGGCGAACCATAGGGATGCCCTATGAGTACATCACGCCCGGCGGTGGTGGCTGAGCAGCATCCTCTGAGCCAGGCGCGCGATCTCGCGGGTCGCGGGGGAGAGCACGTTGCCCCGGCGCTGGATGATCGCAATGGTGTCGTAGAGCGGCTCCGCGAACGGGACGGTGTGGATGTTCTCAGGGAACGCCTTCGACTCGGCGACCGCGCGCGACACGATCGTGTCGCCGCCGCCCAGGGCCACGATGCCGAGCGCGGACTCCACGTGCTCGATCTCGATCTGCGGGGTGAGCGTCACGCCCTCCAGCTGGGCGCGTTCGGCGAGCTGCCGCCGCGTCGGGTCCCGCCAGCCGTAGTGGGCGTCGTAGAGGATCAGGTCGGTCGCGGCCAGGTCGGCGATCGTCACGGGCGTCCGCGTGCGCGAGGGGTCGGCGGAGGCGAAGAGCACCTCGTCGCGCAGCAGCGGCGTCACCGACAGCTCCTCGGCATCGATCGGGAGCACCACCAGACCGGCCTCGAGCTCGCCGGCGCTGACCGCCTCCGCGACCTCGACGCTGTTGAGGCCGATGATGCGGAGCTGCACGTCGGGGTAGCGGCTGTGGAAGGTCTCCAGCAGCGCCGAGAGGAAGTAGTAGTTGGCGTTGCGCAGCAGGCCGAAGGTCGCCACCCCGCCGCTCAGTGAGGTGACGGAGCGCAGCGCGCGGTCCGCGCCGTCGGCCGCGTCCACCGCCTGCTGCGCGTACGGGACCAGTTCTTCTCCGGCGGTGGTGAGCACCAGGCGCCGCGGACCGCGCATGAAGAGCCGGATGCCGTAGGCGGCCTCCATCCGCTTGATGAGCTCGGAGACGGAGGGCTGCGTCATCTTCAGCTCCGCCGCCGCGGCCGAGAAGGTGCCCAGCGCGGCGACGCGCAGGAAGACGCGCAACTGGTTGAGGGTCATAGGGCGATCCTATGGCACACCAAAGATGATTCGGTCTTGTCCAGGGTCGATGCGCTGGAGAGGGTGGAGATCATGAAATTGAGCCCCCGTTTCGTCGCTCAGCACGACGCCCGCTTCACCCTCCTCAAGTCCCCCGGCGTGGACGCGCCCGAAGCCCAGCGCGACCCCCGCGTCGCCGAGACGGTCACGGCGATGCTGCTCGACATCGAGAAGAACGGGATCGACGCCGTGCGCCGGTACGCGCGGGAGCTCGACCGGTTCGAGAAGGACGACTTCGAGCTGAGCGCCTCCGACCTCGCGTCCTCCGGGTCGCGCATCGCGCCGGAGCTGCGCGAGGCCATCGACCTCGGCTCCGCCCGGACCAAGCAGTTCGCCGCCCTGCAGCGCGAGCACCTCGAGGACTTCGAGGCCGAGATCGCGCCGGGGCTGGTCGTCGGTCAGAAGTACGTGCCGGTCGGCAACGTCGGCGCGTACCTGCCGGCGGGCCGCTTCCCGCTCACCGCCAGCGCCTTCATGACGGTCGGCGTCGCGAAGGTCGCCGGCGTGCCGTCGGTCATCGGCTGCACCCCGCCGCAGCCGCACGGCGGCGTCAACGACGCGGTCGCCTACACCGCATACGTCTCCGGTATCGACCACCTGTTCGTCGTCGGCGGCGTGCAGGCGCTCGCCGCGATGGCGTTCGGCCTGCTCGGCCAGGCGCCGGTGGACATGATCGTCGGCGCCGGCAACGCGTACGTCGCCGAGGCGAAGCGGCAGCTCTTCGGCACGGTCGCCATCGACCTCCTCGCCGGCCCCAGCGAGGTCGCCGTGATCGCGGACGACACCGCCGATCCCGAGCTGGTCGCGGCCGACCTGCTCGGCCAGGCCGAGCACGGCCCGAACTCGCCGGCGGCCCTCGTCACCACCTCGGAGCGCCTCGGCCGGCTGGTCATCGCCGCCGTCGACCGCCAGCTCGAGACCCTGTCGACCGCGTCGATCTGCGGTTCGGCCTGGCGCGACTTCGGCTCGGTCGTCCTCGTGGAGAACAAGGAGGACGCGGTTCTCGTCATGGACGAGCTCGCCCCCGAGCACCTCGAGATCCAGACCGCCGACGACGCCTTCTACCAGGACGCGCTGACCAACTACGGCTCCCTCTTCATCGGCCCGTGGAGCACGGTCGCCTACTCCGACAAGGGCATGGCGGGCACCAACCACACCCTCCCGACCGCCGGCGGCGCGAAGCACAGCGCCGGCCTGTCCGTCTCCCGCTACCTCAAGCCCCTCACCTTCCAGAAGATCAGCCGCGAAGCGACCCCGCTGCTCGCCCCGGCCGTCGAGACCATCTCGGCGAGCGAAGGGATGTCCGCCCACGAGGCGACCGCGACGATGCGCATGCAGCGCTACGTCGGCTGACCCCACCCCCCAACGGAGGAAACCCATGTCACACGCACCCCGCCGGTCTGTCGCGCTCGTCATCGGCGCGACCCTGGCCGCGCTCGCCCTGACCAGCTGCGCCGCACCCGGATCCGGCTCGGCCTCCTCGGCCTCCGGCTCCGAGACCATCTCGGCGAAGGTCACCGCCGCCGACGTGAAGAAGCTGGGCTCGACCACCCTCTCGGTCTGGGCCGACCAGGCCGAGCAGCCGCTGATGAAGAACTTCATCCCGGCGTACGAGAAGGCGTACCCGAACGTGAAGGTGGACATCACCTACAAGAGCTTCGACGACCTGATCGCGACGGTGGTCAACGCCGCGGCGAGCAAGACCGCGCCCGACGTGTTCCAGGGCAACATCGGCTACGCCGTCGACGGCGCCCTCGTGAAGGCGAAGCTCGTCCGCCCGCTCGACGACGTCGCGAAGGTGTACGGCTGGACCACCGGCACCGGCGCCTCCACGCTGTCGCCGGCCCGCTGGAACGAGGACGGCACCGCCTTCGGCTCCGGCACCCTCTACGGCATGTCGCCGATCAGCGAGGTGCAGGGCATCTACTACAACAAGGCCAAGCTCTCCGCGCTCGGCCTCGACGCGCCGGCCTCCATCGCCGACCTCGAGAAGGATGCGGCCGCGGCGAAGGCGGCGGGCGAGACCCCGATGATGCTCGGCAACTCGGACCAGTACGCGGCGACGCACATCTTCAGCGACATCGCGGTGACCGACGAGAAGCCGGCCACGATCCGCGACTGGATCGGCGGCGAGAAGGGCGCGACGTTCGAGACCTCCGGCAACGCGAAGGCGGCCGACACGATGCGCGACTGGGTGTCGAAGGGCTGGTTCGAGTCCGGCTATGACGGCCTCAGCAACGAGGACGCCCTGGCCAAGTTCGCGGGCGGCACCGGCGTGTTCTTCGTCGGCGGCTCGTGGAACGGCGCCGCGCTGAACGCCGACGGCTACGGCTTCGGCTCGCTGGTCTCCGGCGGCGTCGGAGCCACGGCCTCCCCGTGGCACATCAGCGCCAAGACCGAGAAGTCGGCCGCCGGCATCGCCTGGCTCGACATGCTGCACCAGCCGCAGACCGGCCAGTGGATCCTCGACGGCGGTCGCCTGCCGGTCGTGACCGACGGGGTGAAGGCCGCCGACAGCCTGAGCGCCGAGACCCTCGACGCTCTGAAGAAGACCATCGAGGCGGGCACCCAGGTCGGCTACTACGACTGGACCACGACTGACATGCTCAGCGTCATGGGCGGCGCCCTCCAGGAGGTCATGGCCGGCCGCACCTCCGGCGCCGACTTCACGAAGACCGTCCAGGCGGCGTGGACCAAGGGTCACAAGTGACCGTCCTCACCCCGACCGAGACCGCCGGCGTCGTCGTCGCCACCCGACGACGCCGGCGGCGGCTCACCCGCGCGAGCTGGTCCAGCCTGCTCTACCTCGCGCCGGCGCTGGTGTTCTTCGGGCTGTTCGTCGTCTACCCGATCATCACCTCCATCCAGTTCTCCTTCTACGACTACGACGGCCTGACGGTGGCGACGCCGGCCGGCTTCGCCAACTACGTCAACGTCTTCACCGACCCGGACCTCCGGGCGGCGCTCGCCCACTCCCTGGTCCTCCTCGTCTTCTATGCGGCGCTGCCGGTGTGCATCGGACTGCTGCTCGCGGGCGCGATGTCGCGCATCCGCATCTACGGGCTGACCCTGTTCCGCGCGCTGCTGTTCGTGCCCCAGATCCTGTCGAGCGTCGTGGTCGCCGTCGCCTGGCGCGGCCTGCTCGCCACGGACGGTCCCGTGAACTGGGTGCTGCAGCACATCGGCCTCGGCGCGCTTGCGACCGCGTGGCTCGGGAACTTCGACACCGCGCTCCCGGCCATCGGCGTGATCGGGACCTGGGTCGAGTACGGCCTCTGCATGGTGCTCTTCCTCGCCGGCATCGTCACCATCGACCGCTCGCTGTACGAGGCGGCGCGGCTCGACGGCGCCGGCGCCGTGCGCGAGTTCTTCGCGATCACCCTGCCGGCGCTGCGGCCGCAGATCTCGATCGCGCTCATCCTCACGATCACCTTCGCGCTGCGCAACTTCGACCTCATCTGGAACACCACGCGCGGCGGGCCGGGCACCTCCACCACCGTGCCGTCGCTGTTCGTCTACCTCGACGCGTTCCAGAACCGTCAGCTCGGGCAGGCGTCCGCGCTCGCGGTCGTGCTGACCGTGATCATCTTCGTCGTCGTGACCGCGGTCCAGGCGCTCCTGCAAGAGAGAGGAGAACGGTCGTGAAGACCACGCTCCGCGAATCCGTCACCACCCACGCCCTGCTGATCGTCGCGGCGCTGTTCGCCGTCTACCCGCTCGGGTCGATCGTCGCCTCCTCGCTCTCCGGCCGCTCCGGCGGCATCGACTGGGGCAACTTCGCCGTGGCCTGGACCCGCGGGCACTTCGCGTCGGCGCTCACGTCGAGCGCCATCGTCGCCATCACGGTCGTCATCGTCACGGCCGTGATCTCCTGCACGGCCGGCTACGCGCTCGGCACCATGCGCGTGCCGGGCAGCCGGGTGATCATGGCCGTGCTGCTCGTCGGCCTCGTGCTGCCCTACGAGGTCACGGTGCTGCCGCTGTACCAGCTGCTCTCCGGCTGGGGGCTGGTCGACACCTACTGGGCGCTCATCCTGCCGCAGGTCGGGCTCTCGGTGCCGCTCGGCGTGTTCTGGATGCGGACCTTCTTCGCCTCCGTGCCCGGCGAGATCCTGGAGGCGGCGCGGATGGACGGGGCGTCGCGCTTCCAGATCCTGCGGCAGGTGCTGCTCCCGATCGCCGGGCCCGCCGTGGCGACGCTCTCGACCATCCTGTTCCTGTTCACCTGGAACGAGTTCCTGCTCGCGCTCGTGCTCGTGCCCGGCAACGTATCGGCGCAGACCGCGCCGCTCGCACTGTCGTTCTTCGCGGGGACCGACCGGGCCAGCAACCCGAGCGTCACGGCGGCCGCGGCCGTCCTCGTCGCCCTGCCCATCATCGTCGCCTACATCGTGCTGCAACGCCGGCTCATCACCGGCCTCACAGCGGGAGCCGTGAAATGACCCAGCCCATCGAGACCCTTCGCACCGCCACCGGCATCGACCCGGCCGACACCGACTGGTGGCGCGATGCCGTGATCTACCAGATCTATCCCCGGTCGTACAGCGACAGCAACGGCGACGGCATCGGCGACCTGCCGGGCATCGTCTCACGCCTCGGCCACCTCGCCCGGCTGGGCGTCGACGCCGTCTGGCTGTCGCCCTTCTATCCGTCGCCGCAGCGCGACGGCGGCTACGACGTGGCGGACTACCGCGACGTCGACCCGCAGTTCGGCACGCTCGCGGATGCGGACGCGCTCATCGAGATGGCCCACGGGCACGGCATCCGCATCATCGTCGACCTCGTCCCCAACCACTGCTCGTGGGACCATCCGGCGTTCCGCGCGGCGCTCGCCGCCGCACCGGGGAGCCCCGAGCGCGCACTCTTCCACTTCCGGGACGGCCGCGGTGAGCACGGCGAGCTGCCTCCCAACGACTGGCAGTCGATGTTCGAGGGGCCGGCCTGGACGCGGGTGACGGAGGCCGACGGCACCCCCGGGCAGTGGTACCTCCACCTGTTCGACACCTCGCAGCCCGACTGGAACTGGGCCGACGAGCGCGTGCGCGACGACTTCCGCACGACCCTGCGCTTCTGGCTCGACCGCGGCGTCGACGGGTTCCGCGTCGACGTCTGCGACGCCCTGGTGAAGGCCGACGGCCTGCCCGACTGGCCGCACGCGACGCACGGCGTCGTGACCCCGATCGACGGCCGCATGCCGCCGATGTGGGATCAGGAGGGCATCCACGAGATCTTCCGCGACTGGCGGGAGGTGCTCGACGAGTACGAGGGCACGCGCATCCTCTGCGCGGAGGCGTGGCTCCCGCCCGAGCGCACCGCCCGGATCGTCCGGCCCGGCGAGATGCACCAGGCGTTCAACTTCGCCTACCTGGAGCAGGCGTGGGACGCGGGCGACATCCGCACGACGATCGAGACCTCCCTCGC
The sequence above is a segment of the Leifsonia williamsii genome. Coding sequences within it:
- a CDS encoding LysR family transcriptional regulator, which gives rise to MTLNQLRVFLRVAALGTFSAAAAELKMTQPSVSELIKRMEAAYGIRLFMRGPRRLVLTTAGEELVPYAQQAVDAADGADRALRSVTSLSGGVATFGLLRNANYYFLSALLETFHSRYPDVQLRIIGLNSVEVAEAVSAGELEAGLVVLPIDAEELSVTPLLRDEVLFASADPSRTRTPVTIADLAATDLILYDAHYGWRDPTRRQLAERAQLEGVTLTPQIEIEHVESALGIVALGGGDTIVSRAVAESKAFPENIHTVPFAEPLYDTIAIIQRRGNVLSPATREIARLAQRMLLSHHRRA
- the hisD gene encoding histidinol dehydrogenase, with the translated sequence MKLSPRFVAQHDARFTLLKSPGVDAPEAQRDPRVAETVTAMLLDIEKNGIDAVRRYARELDRFEKDDFELSASDLASSGSRIAPELREAIDLGSARTKQFAALQREHLEDFEAEIAPGLVVGQKYVPVGNVGAYLPAGRFPLTASAFMTVGVAKVAGVPSVIGCTPPQPHGGVNDAVAYTAYVSGIDHLFVVGGVQALAAMAFGLLGQAPVDMIVGAGNAYVAEAKRQLFGTVAIDLLAGPSEVAVIADDTADPELVAADLLGQAEHGPNSPAALVTTSERLGRLVIAAVDRQLETLSTASICGSAWRDFGSVVLVENKEDAVLVMDELAPEHLEIQTADDAFYQDALTNYGSLFIGPWSTVAYSDKGMAGTNHTLPTAGGAKHSAGLSVSRYLKPLTFQKISREATPLLAPAVETISASEGMSAHEATATMRMQRYVG
- a CDS encoding carbohydrate ABC transporter permease is translated as MKTTLRESVTTHALLIVAALFAVYPLGSIVASSLSGRSGGIDWGNFAVAWTRGHFASALTSSAIVAITVVIVTAVISCTAGYALGTMRVPGSRVIMAVLLVGLVLPYEVTVLPLYQLLSGWGLVDTYWALILPQVGLSVPLGVFWMRTFFASVPGEILEAARMDGASRFQILRQVLLPIAGPAVATLSTILFLFTWNEFLLALVLVPGNVSAQTAPLALSFFAGTDRASNPSVTAAAAVLVALPIIVAYIVLQRRLITGLTAGAVK
- a CDS encoding ABC transporter substrate-binding protein, encoding MSHAPRRSVALVIGATLAALALTSCAAPGSGSASSASGSETISAKVTAADVKKLGSTTLSVWADQAEQPLMKNFIPAYEKAYPNVKVDITYKSFDDLIATVVNAAASKTAPDVFQGNIGYAVDGALVKAKLVRPLDDVAKVYGWTTGTGASTLSPARWNEDGTAFGSGTLYGMSPISEVQGIYYNKAKLSALGLDAPASIADLEKDAAAAKAAGETPMMLGNSDQYAATHIFSDIAVTDEKPATIRDWIGGEKGATFETSGNAKAADTMRDWVSKGWFESGYDGLSNEDALAKFAGGTGVFFVGGSWNGAALNADGYGFGSLVSGGVGATASPWHISAKTEKSAAGIAWLDMLHQPQTGQWILDGGRLPVVTDGVKAADSLSAETLDALKKTIEAGTQVGYYDWTTTDMLSVMGGALQEVMAGRTSGADFTKTVQAAWTKGHK
- a CDS encoding carbohydrate ABC transporter permease, which gives rise to MTVLTPTETAGVVVATRRRRRRLTRASWSSLLYLAPALVFFGLFVVYPIITSIQFSFYDYDGLTVATPAGFANYVNVFTDPDLRAALAHSLVLLVFYAALPVCIGLLLAGAMSRIRIYGLTLFRALLFVPQILSSVVVAVAWRGLLATDGPVNWVLQHIGLGALATAWLGNFDTALPAIGVIGTWVEYGLCMVLFLAGIVTIDRSLYEAARLDGAGAVREFFAITLPALRPQISIALILTITFALRNFDLIWNTTRGGPGTSTTVPSLFVYLDAFQNRQLGQASALAVVLTVIIFVVVTAVQALLQERGERS
- a CDS encoding glycoside hydrolase family 13 protein, which encodes MTQPIETLRTATGIDPADTDWWRDAVIYQIYPRSYSDSNGDGIGDLPGIVSRLGHLARLGVDAVWLSPFYPSPQRDGGYDVADYRDVDPQFGTLADADALIEMAHGHGIRIIVDLVPNHCSWDHPAFRAALAAAPGSPERALFHFRDGRGEHGELPPNDWQSMFEGPAWTRVTEADGTPGQWYLHLFDTSQPDWNWADERVRDDFRTTLRFWLDRGVDGFRVDVCDALVKADGLPDWPHATHGVVTPIDGRMPPMWDQEGIHEIFRDWREVLDEYEGTRILCAEAWLPPERTARIVRPGEMHQAFNFAYLEQAWDAGDIRTTIETSLAANDAVGAPTTWVLSNHDVMRHASRYGYDGRVDLEAGVGRDDPQPDRPLGLRRARAATALMLALPGSVYLYQGEELGLPDVTDLPDDKRQDPVWERSGHAIRGRDGSRVPLPWEPGEPSFGFSSVPAADTWLPQPEYYGEYAVALQDGDPLSTLSLYREALVLRRALGLGDGELEWVPGSPEGVIAFRRGRIEVLANVSGAEVRLPAGSEILLASDGDREPGRSVGRDTTVWFTPGE